Genomic window (Pararge aegeria chromosome 22, ilParAegt1.1, whole genome shotgun sequence):
atatatcagcatcttatatatttttttttattgttttgttatttttgttttcgcttttaatttgtgcaataaagactttatctatctatctatctaaattcATAGGTATAAACTTATGCGTCGACATACGACATTACGATATTTATCTCGGAATAAAGTTAAtttcgaaaattttaaaaactaattagtCAAATAATCTGTGTTAGTTATTGTGTAAAACTTATTAGATTAATAAGATAAGGCAATACAAATACTTCTTCAACCACGACCATATAGATTTAATCCCTTGTTATAGGTtaagtttaaagtatttattctaTTTGGATACATGTAtataagaaaaattattagtaaaaattaaaaaaaatatgaatttccgACGATCACGAACTAGGTCGCGTCGGAATTCAATGAACATAATGGTTTCTACTGAGAAGTGGCGTAACTATAGAAGAAAGTTTTCTCGCCGTGGAAATGAGTGTCTGGATGAAGACTCGGAGGACGATATGCCTAGAGCTAGTGAGCTTAAAGAATGGGTTGATGAATTCTTCGTTCGAAAAAGTACGGTCTCGAACCAATCAGATCAAGATGTGGAGGTTAAccttacaaaaaaacaaaccttaGTTTTAGCCACTTTGGTACCAGATGAAATACTTCTAATGGATAAGTAATAGGAATTAACAAAGTAGTTCTTGAAATTTAATTGTATCAAACTTTATGAATAATCTaaattgagtttaatttttattacagttttcaaGCAGTTGAAACAAAACGTTTTGTTGGCGTTTTAATGATGGCAGATGTGTCAGGATATACAGCTTTATCAGAAAGATACAATAACACAGGAAAAGGAGGTACCTATAGGTTGACAGTTACACTGAACACTTACCTTGGATCCCTTATAGAAGTTATATACAGTCATGGTggtgatataataaaatttgctGGTGATGCATTCTTAGCTCTTTGGAAAACAGATAAAAGAAGTTTCTTATGCCACACCATTCATACAGCGATCGCGTGCGCCCTCATAATACAACATTCGTTTGGTTCTTATGAAACTGACGTTAAAGTAAATCTTAAAGTTAAGCTAGCAATTTCAGCAGGGAACATCATTTTTTCGCCCATCGGATCTGGAATTGAcatgaattatataatttttggtcTGCCTGTAATAGAAGCGAAAATAGCGGAGAGTTTATGTGGATCTGGAGAAGTAAAGTTGACTCCTACAGCGTGGGGGCACTGTTACTCAAGAAACTATGATCATGATATCAGTAACGATGGTCACGTTACAATAAAAGCAATACTATATGATCCACGGGAAGAAGATATCAGTAAGCCTTTTCTCGGCTTTGGAACTATGATCCGTCAAATTAACAAACCATTCGTAACTTTAGAAAATCTACcagattttcttttaaatgatTCTGCACAAATAAGCACGGCAGATATATCTAAGAGAAGTGAAGTACTAAATTTacgtaaaacaatattaaaagcgGAAGGAAGGAATATTGGTTCAGAAATAAGAAAATTTATGATCAGGCCTGTTTTAACCCAAATCGATGCTCATCAACCTTTAGAGTACCTGACGGAAATGAGACAAGtctctattttatttgttacccTGAAGCCTAAAGAATGTCCTTTCCCGCAACTCATAACGATAGTAAATAACGCATACCAAATAACCAGCGATATCGTATACAAGTCTATGGGCTGCGTAAACAAAATTATTCTTTTTGATAAAGATGTTATGATTTTAGTGATTTTTGGGTTACGTGGTTTTAAACATGAATCGGAAGCCCAAGCTGCTTTAAAATGTgcttatagtataaaaaaaagtgtttcaGCCCTTGATGGTGTCTCAGAAGTGTCTATTGGCGTCACTACTGGTCAAGTATATTGTGGAGTGGTTGGTCATCCTCTGCGAAGAGAGTTTACGGTAATTGGTGCAATTGTTAATAAAGCTGCAAGATTTATGTGcaattttcgaaataaaattacttgCGATGAAGCAACTTATGTTAAAAGTAAAATGTCCAGTAACGGGTTTACCTTACAACCACCTACAGAACTCAAAGGAATTATTCATCCAGGCAAGATTTATGAATATACGGAAGAGATTAGGATAAAAGAATTGTTTGGTATCCCCTTAATACCACCGTTGCTAAACCGATATGACGAAATGGAATACTTCAAAAATTGGCTTAATGAAGCCCATTTATCTTATAGGGATTTTAATGCATTATTACTTATTGGCGAAAGTAGGATTGGCAAAACGAGATTATTAGAATGGATGGCACGATACGCTAGGAATAAAGATCTCAAAGTATGCTATTTGAGCTTAACTTCGATACATTCAGCAACGCCATATTTGGCACTAAGTCAACTTATTGAAAACATAATGGATCTTAAGGAGCCCATAGTTGGGTTTGAAAAGGAAGAGAAAATTGTTGAACTACTACAAAACTATAGCGACGATttgagttatttaaataatataataaatgttcgTTTTGCTTATAACGAAGATATTTATTCCCAAAATGAAAATGGACGTAAggaaaaagcaaaaaagatttttaagaaattacttTTATCAATACCATATCCTTGTGTAATattgtttgacgatttacaAAATTTAGATCCAGATTCGTGGGAATTTGTAGctatattatttgatataatgaaaatgtttaCCGTATTAACGGTCACTCGTGGTAAGTTTAGCTCAGTACACAGTTGGCTTTACGCTGTTTTTATTGAACataatatacgtaaaataaacttAGGCCCTTTACGCTTTAATTGGATTGCACCACTGGCTTGCCAAATTTTAGACGTAGAAGCTGTACCAAATGATTTATGTGATGcccttaaaataaaatgtaatggaATGCCCGGGCtagttgaaagttttattgttcATTTATTCTCTAATGGAGCCttagagttaaataaaattcataatagtGAACTGAAAAATTGGCTAGATGAAGATTTGCAGTTTCCGGACCCTATTTTTTTACGTCCAACAGCATTGAATGCAAGAGATCAATTTACTTTGGACCAATtattagaagaaaataaaacgGAAGAAATCTCAATATGTTTAGTAACAAACAAGAAAGAGCTTAAGACAGATATAAATGTCCAAAATATTGACGCTTTGATCATGATCCAAATGGATTCATTAACTCCGTATCAACAGCTTCTTTTAAAAATTGCTTCCGTTATAGGAAATGTACTTTCAAGAGAGCTTTTGGAAaacataatgtataataataatgcttCAACTACAGCAAAAGCAATCAAGAGATTATTTGCAATGCGTATATTGACTTGTGCAAATAACAAAAGAACGACTTCGGGAGGAACTATAATCTCAAATTATTCTggtagtttaaatttaatttgcgaATGTGTATTTGATTATGAAACTGAGAATGGTGATAATCTGCCAAAGTATGCTTTTTGCAAGGTTATGaaatttcgaaataaaaattcaagaaaatcattttatgaattattgcCTTTAAATCAGAAGAAAGAATTTCATTTACGTATCGTTAATTAtctagaaaataataaacaaaagtgcCCAGAATGTGGAGGTACAGTTATGGTTGTCCAGTCAACaatgaatttatttcaacaaaCCTCTTATGAGAACAAATATTATCCAAACGAGAGTcttaaaatagaagaagaagaatatagtAAACGTGAGTCGGTCGAACCAAAGCAAGAATCAATTGATATTCGAAGATCTAGATCAGATGTTTATTCTAAAATGCCTAATACGAGTAGATCTCCACCAACTTCAGTAaaaagtgaaatattaaataaaacaaccccaattttgaaaataaagccAATTAATGATGACGATATTGATGCCCGAAGAAGATCCACTAAAAGAGTTACTATGTCAAACATGGTTATCACAACCAAAAGTTTTGAAGAAATAAACATTCCAACTATATTTGATATGTTCAGAGCTGTAACAGAAGCTGACCAAATAGCGGCATGGCGTCATCTAGGTGTGATTGACAGTGAAGATAATGTAAAAGCTAACACTATTGATAAAGAAAATAGATCGTTTTGCATACACATAGAAAAAGGTGTATCCCAAATAAACGTTGATAGGTGTACGTGTGCAGAGCTTAATATCATTATATACGAGCAGCTTATATATCACTCCAAAGAAGCGGATCTTAAGACTAAAATGGTAgaatttcaaatacaatttagttatttaaatgttCTAGCAAACAACTTTGATGCTGCAATACCAAAACTTGAAGAAGCGGAGGATACCTGCCAAGAAAAATGTACATTTTCCATCTCATGGTATGACAGAGAGCGGCTTTTAGGCAAAATATATTCCTTGAAAGCAGCTGCACTGCTAATGAGTGGTAGACTAACATtggctaaaataaatatagttaaagcTGCTAAAATATATCgcataaacttaaataaaatatcagatATTCTACAAATACGAGGTTTGGTAATCATGAATCTTAAACGCAAAAATCATCGTCTGCATCACGCGCGTATGAAGGTAGATTCAATCTTTTTCTTAAATGTTGCAGCTGTCTTATATGCCTCATTAGACGATGAACAAACCTCTAGAATAGCAGCACATCGCTCTATTCGTCTGGTACAGCGACTTGGATGCAGTGTCATAGACTTAAGTGATGCATTTACAAACGCCATTCAAATGGAGCTTGATCGGGGAACTCCCGAATCGACTTTAAACTTGGAAAAAATGGCGGTTAATTCTTTGCAAAATATTAAAAGCCCTATACAAGCGGAAGAATTATTTGCTATTGGAAAATTATTTATGACAGTTTTTCGTGCTCGACTGGCACGGGGTAAACTTGTAGATTCTATTCGATCAGGTTTCCGGGCCCTAGTTATAAGTCGTTTCCTACATGCGCATAGTATATCGATGGATCTAATACCGgatttattttacttgttaaTCTCACGTTGCCGTATCGTAGAAGCTGTAGAAGTCGTCAAATTACTTTTGCATTTAGCTGAAAATCAAACGACCCTTGAAAGTGAAACCTGGTACTACGCTCTTAGTATTGACTTGATTTTAGACGCAGGGCTGCAATTAGAATCCCCAAATGAAATAAGCCTTTACGCTGAATGTTCTATTCACAAAGGAGAAGCAGCAGGACAAAGTCGTCGAAGACTTGTCGTGGGATTATGGACTTATTGGTTAAGAGCTGATTCCGAGACTAGAGCTAAGCGATTCGAAACTGAAGCATTATTTTGGTCGAATCGCAATGAAGAAGACGGTACTTTAAAGACTATGATAAGTTCAACGCGTCTGGCTGAAGGAATGTTAGAGAGTTTAGCTAGGAAAATGGATGACTTAAGAAAGGTATTtgaaaatatagttaaaaataatcttacgAGGGCACTACTAAGTATTCTCTATCGCGTTTAAGTCAAAACATTCAACTAAAGCTCTTCTTCTTATTTCGGTTTGGGATTTAGTTAGGTCGCCAACGAGCAATTTACTGCGCCAAGATTGAAAGTTGAAACTGTAAATTATTCGAAAATATAAATCACAAAATCTACTTCCTGcgcaattaattaatattccaACGCCTTAGAGAATTAGGGCTaagttcttaaaatattattttcttaaataaaatattaatttttaaaggtGGTTGATCTCGTGGAATTGCGTTCTTTGGCCGACCGTGAGCTATCGAGGTTAGAGCATGACGCCCGTGATTTACGGGCTGTTTACCCGCGATGGATGTTGCTCAAGGCCGCTTCACTCAATTTATCTGGCCGACATACTGCAGCAACGTCCCTTTTAAATCAGGTATGGACTTATAGTACCATCTCCTATTGAAGATTGAACTTTATGAACCGCTACCTTAAGTACAGCCGTTAAGTGATTTTTTAACCACGAATTCGGCTTCGGCTCTTCCGTCAGTTGATCTTACCTTACCTAagttataaactttaaataccCATAATTTCATTAGCCACAGGTTTTATCTGGACCGGTATTCTAATagattaaatacattaaataaacaataaaattgtagatTCTACGGTATCATTAGGTCTAACGTGCTTCAAACTCCGATATCCACCCTAATCTTCAACCGGTAGAGCAAATGTGGctcacaacaaaaataaatggtaAACGAATCACTATAGGCTCAACGTATAGACCCCCCTGGCAGGACGTTAATTTATTTCTGGAGGCGCTGACTCAGTCTGTGACCAACTTCTCGGATTGTGACAATATTGTGCTGCTGGGTGACTTCAATATTAATCTATTGAACCCATACGATAATAAATCTAAGCTATTCAATGATTTTATTCAGTGCGTAAATCTAGCGCAACTGGTCACTGATCCTACTCATTACACTGACCATAGTAAAACTCTTATAGACTTGTTTTGTACTGATGCAAAAGTACGGGAAGTCTCAGTTAAACATATCCCAGAATTAGGAAACCACGCTATGATTATAGCAtcgttaaatatgaaaaaagataaaattaaacctaGCTGGGCTATTGTAAGGCCACTACAGGATATTGATCATCATCTGTTTAaccaacatttaaataatattcccTGGATAGATATTAATGATATTAGGGACATTAACAACTTGGTGTCatctttcaataattatttattaaacatatttgaCGTCCACGCTTCGTATAGGAGAGTAGTTATAAAAGAGCAGAATTGCCCATGGATAACATTCACTTTAAAATCGATGATGAGGTTACGAAATGAGAGTCACACTAGatataaatcaacaaaaaaagaatcacacaaaaaatactacaaagacctaaaaaaaatcgttaatgAAGCTATGGAGGCGGAAAAATgcgcatattataaatattacataaatttgCATAGTAGAAACCCAGTAAAAATGtggaaacattttaaaaatattctagtaATTAATAAGAAGAAGGATCACCATTTACCTACATCCCTGAGCAATCCCGACATACTTAATAACCATTTCTTAGATGTCCCGTATAACACCACCATAAAGCTATCTACATACACATATTTCGAATTCCAAAGGTTTAACAACAATGACTCTTTTAGTCTTAGAACAACAAACGAGGATgaagtcttaaaaattattaaaggaCTAAAGTCTAATGCAATAGGTTCGGATCTTATCTCCTTAGATATGTTGCTACTGACACTCCCGCAAAGCCTTAGCACTTTAACAAGCATGATAAATAGGTCCATACTTACATCAACATTCCCAGACGCATGGAAAATAGCTATAGTAAAGCCACTTCCAAAAATTGACAGCCCTTCCAACTTCAAAGATCTCAGACCCATAAGTATACTGCCatgtttatcaaaaattttggAAAAGGTAGTATGTAAGCAAGTCTCCGAttatattgaaaagaaaaatattttaccagAATTCCAATCGGGCTTTCGCAAAAGCCATAGTACAACTACTGCCGTCATGGACGTAATTGATAATATCCTCACTGCACAAGATCAAGGCATGGGAACTATACTAGTCCTACTAGACTTTTCTAGGGCTTTCGACTCAATAAATACTTCATTACTTCTATCTAAGTTGGCCTATTACGGATTTACTAACAACACAGTAAAATGGTTTGACAGCTACTTTAAGAATCGGAAACAATTTGTCGAAATAAATCAAGTTAATGGCAATAAGTTGGCCTCTGTCTCGTCTCCAGTACTCAGAGGAGTTCCTCAGGGATCAGTCTTGAGTCCTATACTCTTCGCACTGTACACTGCAGACATGGTCCGCTCCATCAAACATTGCAAATTTCACCTATACGCAGATGACGTTCAGCTATATCACTCATTTCATCCACTAGACACAAATGaagctgtaataaaaatatcgcaGGACCTTGAAAATATATCAAACTGGTCTCAAATAAACTCTCTCAATCTCAATCCTCATAAAACAAAACTGATGATTTTAGGATCTAAATGTACAGTCGGTAAGATTGAAGCGTATATGCCgtccataaaaattaaagacGACGTAGTGGAAAGAGTTTATGAGGCCAGAAACTTAGGGGTAATATTTGACGCTAACTTACACTTTGAAACTCATATTAGAAATATAGTCAAAAACAGCTTATATAGGTTAAAAGTTCTATATAAAATGCGCCAATACCTCAACACCGACGTTAGAATACAGTTATGTGAAGCTCTAGTCCTCTCAAAACTTAACTATGCTGATACTGTTTACGGGCCATGTATGTTGGCCAGATCAGCAAAGTTAGTGCAAAGAGTCCAAAACGCCTGCGCcagattttgtttttctatagcTCCTCGTTCTCATGTCAGCCCTTATATTAATAGCGCAAATATGCTAAACATGGAGTCTCGACGTAGCCTCCATTTAGCTACTATGCTGTTCGGCATAATGTCCACAGGCAAACCAGCATATTtgcgttcaaaaataaaatgggcTCACGAAAATGGAAAACGTAGCACAAGGTCTGCGCCTCGGATCTCAATGCGATGGCATAAAACTGCTGCTTTTCGTGGTACTTTTAAGTACTCTGCCTGTAAGGTCTGGAATGACCTTCCACCTCCAGCCCGTATGAGGAAGTCAATGATTTCGTTCAAGAATGccattaaaaaggtatttttggatAATCAAAAAACTCATCAATAAAAAGACATTCCGGATCTTTCAGACTAATTGCTTGTTGTCGGGCTTACGCGTAAcatctgtttatatgtatatatatatatttttccttttatgtggtggtggttctattgtatcgtttgataattttatatatatattattttactttatttttccgtatactCCCGCTTCTTGTCAAGTTCACTTcgcttctttttaaacttttcccggcaaatccgtgacgccaatcaaggctatacctgaaaatcagcgctgcagttgtcaaatactgcagcaacatgctgaggtagcagccttttcagctgaagcacctttcgataaggcatttattttgtaaaatagtgtataattagtttaatttagttttaatgtaattagtaattagttttcattagtttacttatgtgtggaagctgaataaagtttattattattatatgcccTAGGTAAGCTTCAAACTCGTACTGAAAACGCCTTCCTCCGGCATACCTGACTTTTGTATATAAGTTTTCAATTATTACCTACCATGCTTCCTCGTGCTGTCTATTTGTTCCATTTTCAACTATAAATCCTCTGAAATGTTTGCAGTATGAGGCCTTACTTATGTACTTTGTCATATTTGCGTCATTTCAAACCAAGTGTTCTCTTTCTAGGCATTAGAAGAGTCTCGACGAACCCACAACCGACTTGAGGAGGCGTTAGCCACAGCCGCCACATCCAACTTCCGCTGTTGGATACAAAGCGCGCGCAGTGGAAATTTCCCTAATTGGACCGTGGGTGCCGAAAAAGTACGCACAGCTTGGCAtgaacttttatataaaataactactaATCGTCAATAatactgtataatataagtaacatGGAACATAGAAATCAAgcggatattttattttcacatcgTATAAAGCGACGGGTTGCGATGTAGCAAAGGGGAAGATAGCTCGCAGTTCTGACTAGAGTAGCGACCTCGCACTGAAaacgtcaaaaataaattaataataaatcagtAACTAGAGAAATTATAGGTTCATCACGCATAATGCTACTTTTGAGGGTGAATTAGAATGACTAATTCAGAAGAAAACTATTCTATTGAAATCCACTTTTACACAGTCGGTACGATCCGTCAAAAGACGTTAAATCGTAAAAATTCTGTTGTagacaaacttttaaaataaactaaattgacttGCATAAAAAGCGCTATCCCAGAAACAGTTAACTTTTAGACCTGTTCAACTTTGCACCATTAAATTTAACCACAATCAAAGATGACATCGAATATAGCAACAACCCATGATTCGATTCATGCCTCAATAAACAGTTAGAAAACTATCATACCAAAAACTATTTCTGAACTGATTCGCTGCGAACGTTCAAAATTAACGTtaatatctgaaaaaaaaataacgatcgTTATAtctaatttatcatcatcatcatcatcatctcgtCGACCAatgaacgtccactgctgtGCCGTATGAGGCCGATTGCTCCCTGCGAACTGTTTGATGTCATATTTTGTCCACCTTGTCGCATTGCGTCTGGGGTCTACCAACACTACGTTACAGCATTCAGGTATTTACACGTACACaagcaaaccgaagttgagcgATGTATTATTAGTAGTTAATTTTAACGCCCAGACTGTTCCAATCCAAAAGCTTATAACCGTCTTCCAAgccagcggtaaacagcttcggatAGATTACATCTCCATGAAATACTACTAGCTGCAATTGGATTAACTCCGTAGTGTGATCATGTATACGAATAGTAAAGATTTTGTACAAATAGTGACGTTAAACCTAAGTAAGTTTCCAAGGAATCGAAGGCTTTCTCTTACTCCttaaacgctaagcaaagttgGTACTCTTCAGTCTGCTGTAAACCTGCCGCGGCATATGAATGTGggctatggtactaaagcccttgcGACTTCCTTACGGGTTTCTAGCCTACGACATAAATCAGCAGCGAGATGGAtcttatttatgaaattataaaagtgTTACACATTGAATTACGAGATACAAACAacaataatataggtatatattattgtaaggttcctatattataattcaaatacttcgtaccaatataaatatttcgtatTATGTCTAAAATAATCGATATTTATCTCCTAAACATCGATGTCCAGCAGCTAACCTTGATAAATCACAGAAAGCAATCACTTCCCTACACTGTGACTGATAGGTGACCAGCACAGATTATATTCAAGTAGTGACAACTGACATTTCAAGtcttaatgtaaacaaataattgTTATCAAACAAAACTTACATTTCGTGATATCTTATAAAAATAGCtataaatacctattaatataatgtaaagtCAACCGTAACTTATAAATCTGTCTTTCCGTTATCTTTTTAGTTCGCCGTTTAACTTGCCGTAACCTCGATTCATATTTCATAACATTTGTTAAATAGTGGTCgctttttagtttttcagtTTCCTATTAGCTTTTAATAGGCTTTTGTGAATTTCGAAATGACTAGCTTCATCCTAGTCGGCGATTTTGTATCGCCAACCTCTGAAAATGAGTTACAATGCTTTAATGGATACATTCAAGTGGAGAACGGAACGGTAAGAttattctaaaattttaattaacgtcaacctattttttttattctacgacaagttagcccttcactgcaatcgcACCAGGTGCAGATGATACAgggaaaaaaattatttctttaagtaaaattataatacttatcagtatgaatcatcatcattatctacCCATTACGGTTCTCCTCTCCTCCAATGAGGAGAGTTTGAGAGAGACTTCttacaccttttgagaacattataaggTCAACGAGAGATTTTACAAAACCATCAAGCTCAATACAACTTTATCAAACTATGGTCCGTAG
Coding sequences:
- the LOC120633781 gene encoding adenylate cyclase type 10-like, which codes for MNFRRSRTRSRRNSMNIMVSTEKWRNYRRKFSRRGNECLDEDSEDDMPRASELKEWVDEFFVRKSTVSNQSDQDVEVNLTKKQTLVLATLVPDEILLMDNFQAVETKRFVGVLMMADVSGYTALSERYNNTGKGGTYRLTVTLNTYLGSLIEVIYSHGGDIIKFAGDAFLALWKTDKRSFLCHTIHTAIACALIIQHSFGSYETDVKVNLKVKLAISAGNIIFSPIGSGIDMNYIIFGLPVIEAKIAESLCGSGEVKLTPTAWGHCYSRNYDHDISNDGHVTIKAILYDPREEDISKPFLGFGTMIRQINKPFVTLENLPDFLLNDSAQISTADISKRSEVLNLRKTILKAEGRNIGSEIRKFMIRPVLTQIDAHQPLEYLTEMRQVSILFVTLKPKECPFPQLITIVNNAYQITSDIVYKSMGCVNKIILFDKDVMILVIFGLRGFKHESEAQAALKCAYSIKKSVSALDGVSEVSIGVTTGQVYCGVVGHPLRREFTVIGAIVNKAARFMCNFRNKITCDEATYVKSKMSSNGFTLQPPTELKGIIHPGKIYEYTEEIRIKELFGIPLIPPLLNRYDEMEYFKNWLNEAHLSYRDFNALLLIGESRIGKTRLLEWMARYARNKDLKVCYLSLTSIHSATPYLALSQLIENIMDLKEPIVGFEKEEKIVELLQNYSDDLSYLNNIINVRFAYNEDIYSQNENGRKEKAKKIFKKLLLSIPYPCVILFDDLQNLDPDSWEFVAILFDIMKMFTVLTVTRGKFSSVHSWLYAVFIEHNIRKINLGPLRFNWIAPLACQILDVEAVPNDLCDALKIKCNGMPGLVESFIVHLFSNGALELNKIHNSELKNWLDEDLQFPDPIFLRPTALNARDQFTLDQLLEENKTEEISICLVTNKKELKTDINVQNIDALIMIQMDSLTPYQQLLLKIASVIGNVLSRELLENIMYNNNASTTAKAIKRLFAMRILTCANNKRTTSGGTIISNYSGSLNLICECVFDYETENGDNLPKYAFCKVMKFRNKNSRKSFYELLPLNQKKEFHLRIVNYLENNKQKCPECGGTVMVVQSTMNLFQQTSYENKYYPNESLKIEEEEYSKRESVEPKQESIDIRRSRSDVYSKMPNTSRSPPTSVKSEILNKTTPILKIKPINDDDIDARRRSTKRVTMSNMVITTKSFEEINIPTIFDMFRAVTEADQIAAWRHLGVIDSEDNVKANTIDKENRSFCIHIEKGVSQINVDRCTCAELNIIIYEQLIYHSKEADLKTKMVEFQIQFSYLNVLANNFDAAIPKLEEAEDTCQEKCTFSISWYDRERLLGKIYSLKAAALLMSGRLTLAKINIVKAAKIYRINLNKISDILQIRGLVIMNLKRKNHRLHHARMKVDSIFFLNVAAVLYASLDDEQTSRIAAHRSIRLVQRLGCSVIDLSDAFTNAIQMELDRGTPESTLNLEKMAVNSLQNIKSPIQAEELFAIGKLFMTVFRARLARGKLVDSIRSGFRALVISRFLHAHSISMDLIPDLFYLLISRCRIVEAVEVVKLLLHLAENQTTLESETWYYALSIDLILDAGLQLESPNEISLYAECSIHKGEAAGQSRRRLVVGLWTYWLRADSETRAKRFETEALFWSNRNEEDGTLKTMISSTRLAEGMLESLARKMDDLRKVVDLVELRSLADRELSRLEHDARDLRAVYPRWMLLKAASLNLSGRHTAATSLLNQALEESRRTHNRLEEALATAATSNFRCWIQSARSGNFPNWTVGAEKVRTAWHELLYKITTNRQ